In the genome of Alphaproteobacteria bacterium, one region contains:
- a CDS encoding TRAP transporter substrate-binding protein, with the protein MIKKSLIAAATVLGLALTANAASAADYGKREFKVVGTWGNLSHWKERESRFWNKDLPEASGGALTANAKPYTELGLSGFEVMRLLKLGVYDAVHGLAAYTSQDSPAMEGMDLAGIVQDIDTYRKVSDAYRNVLTRELNDKYNAKLMMIYAWPSQQLWCNLGDKSITNVSLKDLKGKKIRTYSTTLGDFIEGLGASAVTIAFAEVVPALQKGVADCGITGTLPAYNAKWYQVVTHNIRVRVGFTNSYLAMNNKTWASLKPDAQALFDKMMPTFEDEMWKATAIANQEGMDCNAAGPCPLGDPGGMVPIEPSDADKAELRDIVQNVVVKRWAKRCGTQTCIDEWNDTVGKIVGIKASLD; encoded by the coding sequence ATGATCAAGAAATCGCTGATCGCGGCGGCAACGGTCCTCGGACTGGCGCTGACCGCCAACGCCGCCAGCGCCGCCGACTATGGCAAGCGCGAATTCAAGGTGGTTGGCACCTGGGGCAACCTTTCCCACTGGAAAGAAAGGGAAAGCCGGTTCTGGAACAAGGACCTGCCGGAAGCCTCCGGCGGTGCATTGACCGCCAACGCCAAACCCTACACCGAACTGGGTCTTTCCGGCTTCGAGGTCATGCGCCTCCTGAAGCTGGGCGTCTATGACGCCGTGCACGGCCTCGCCGCCTATACCAGCCAGGACAGCCCGGCCATGGAAGGCATGGATCTGGCCGGCATCGTCCAGGACATCGACACCTACCGCAAGGTCAGCGACGCCTATCGCAACGTCCTCACGCGTGAGTTGAACGACAAGTACAACGCCAAGCTGATGATGATCTATGCTTGGCCGTCGCAGCAGCTCTGGTGCAATCTGGGCGACAAGTCGATCACCAACGTGTCGCTGAAGGATCTGAAGGGCAAGAAGATCCGCACCTATTCCACCACCCTCGGCGATTTCATCGAGGGCCTGGGCGCAAGCGCCGTGACCATCGCCTTTGCCGAGGTGGTGCCGGCCCTGCAAAAGGGCGTTGCCGACTGCGGCATCACCGGCACGCTGCCGGCCTATAACGCCAAATGGTATCAGGTCGTCACCCACAATATCCGCGTGCGCGTCGGCTTCACCAACTCCTATCTGGCCATGAACAACAAGACCTGGGCGAGCCTGAAACCGGACGCACAGGCGCTGTTCGATAAGATGATGCCGACCTTCGAGGACGAGATGTGGAAGGCGACCGCGATCGCCAACCAGGAAGGCATGGACTGCAACGCCGCCGGCCCCTGCCCGCTTGGCGATCCGGGCGGCATGGTGCCGATCGAGCCCAGCGACGCCGACAAGGCGGAACTGCGCGACATCGTCCAGAACGTCGTCGTGAAGCGCTGGGCCAAGCGTTGCGGCACCCAGACGTGCATCGACGAATGGAACGATACCGTCGGCAAGATCGTCGGCATCAAGGCTTCGCTCGACTGA
- a CDS encoding TRAP transporter small permease — MLQRLHGALEQISRIAVWCGGGALLAAAVMVTVDVLLRKFFSITMSGSDEISGYVFAAGTTWAYSYCLLHRSNVRIDAVYNFLPRPVKAVLDIVGVALLLGYMLLLTEKAVQMFVTSWENNSVSISTLAVPLWIPQLFWVAGLFLFVATLVVVTLHALVGLLTGDLDQVQRVAGVRSMEEEIEEETHGMGGPHTPATHAEGV; from the coding sequence ATGTTGCAGCGCCTCCACGGCGCCTTGGAGCAGATCTCCCGTATCGCCGTCTGGTGCGGCGGCGGCGCCTTGCTGGCAGCCGCGGTAATGGTGACGGTCGATGTGCTCCTGCGCAAATTCTTCTCCATCACCATGAGCGGATCGGACGAGATTTCCGGTTACGTCTTTGCCGCGGGCACCACCTGGGCCTATTCCTATTGCCTGCTGCACCGCTCCAATGTCCGCATCGACGCGGTCTACAACTTCCTGCCGCGCCCGGTGAAGGCGGTGCTGGACATTGTCGGCGTCGCCCTGCTGCTCGGCTACATGCTGTTGCTGACCGAGAAGGCGGTGCAGATGTTCGTCACCTCGTGGGAGAACAATTCGGTCTCGATCAGCACACTGGCGGTGCCGCTCTGGATCCCGCAACTGTTCTGGGTGGCCGGGCTGTTCCTGTTCGTCGCCACCCTGGTGGTGGTGACGCTGCATGCCCTGGTCGGCCTGCTGACCGGCGATCTGGACCAGGTCCAGCGCGTGGCCGGCGTAAGGTCCATGGAAGAGGAAATCGAAGAAGAAACACACGGCATGGGCGGGCCGCACACCCCCGCAACCCACGCGGAGGGGGTGTAG
- a CDS encoding TRAP transporter large permease: MALWAIVIMMVLVIGAVPVAAVLGVLSLSLDYLYMDGRLSLAIGEFTWDKSKEFILVAVPMFILLGEIMLRAGIAQKMYAAVVQWLSWLPGGLMHANIGSCTIFAASSGSSVATAATVGTVAYPEIEKRGYNERLFLGSLAAGGTLGILVPPSINLIIYGLITDTSVPELYLAGIIPGVLLALLFMGVIIFACLARRDWNGDRIETSWSQRLRTLPDLVPPILLFAVVVGSIYAGIATPTEAASVGVVFACVLAAWTRTLNLTMLKEAFEGTMRTTAMIMLIILAAVFLNFILGFIGVTQVIIQAIADLGLTPLETMLIIIAFYLVLGMFMETLSMMLTTVPIVFPIVAHLGYDPVWFGILITVLMETALITPPIGVNLYVVHGIRSSGKFNDVAIGAAPFVAAMLGMIVLLLVFPELAVWLPGQFY; the protein is encoded by the coding sequence ATGGCGCTGTGGGCAATTGTCATCATGATGGTCCTGGTCATCGGCGCCGTGCCGGTGGCCGCGGTGCTGGGCGTGCTCAGCCTCTCGCTCGACTATCTCTACATGGACGGGCGGCTGTCGCTCGCCATCGGCGAATTCACCTGGGACAAGAGCAAGGAATTCATCCTGGTCGCCGTCCCGATGTTCATCCTGCTGGGCGAGATCATGCTGCGGGCCGGCATCGCGCAGAAGATGTACGCCGCCGTGGTGCAGTGGCTGTCCTGGCTGCCGGGCGGCCTGATGCACGCCAATATCGGCTCGTGCACGATTTTCGCGGCCTCCAGCGGCTCGTCGGTTGCAACCGCGGCGACGGTCGGCACCGTCGCCTATCCGGAGATCGAGAAGCGCGGCTATAACGAGCGCCTGTTCCTGGGCTCGCTCGCCGCCGGCGGAACGCTCGGCATTCTCGTGCCGCCGTCGATCAACCTGATCATTTACGGCCTGATCACCGACACCTCGGTGCCGGAACTCTATCTGGCGGGCATCATTCCCGGCGTGTTGCTGGCGCTGCTGTTCATGGGCGTGATCATCTTCGCCTGCCTGGCGCGACGCGACTGGAACGGCGACCGTATCGAGACCTCGTGGAGCCAGCGCCTGCGCACCCTGCCGGACCTGGTGCCGCCGATCCTGCTGTTCGCGGTGGTCGTCGGCTCGATCTATGCCGGCATCGCCACCCCGACCGAGGCGGCCTCGGTTGGCGTGGTCTTCGCCTGCGTGCTGGCGGCGTGGACCCGCACCCTGAACCTGACCATGCTGAAGGAGGCGTTCGAGGGCACGATGCGCACCACCGCGATGATCATGCTGATCATCCTGGCCGCCGTGTTCCTGAACTTCATCCTGGGCTTTATCGGCGTGACCCAGGTCATCATCCAGGCCATTGCCGACCTGGGGCTGACGCCGCTGGAGACGATGCTGATCATCATCGCCTTCTATCTGGTGCTGGGCATGTTCATGGAAACCCTGTCGATGATGCTGACGACGGTGCCCATCGTCTTTCCGATCGTCGCCCATCTGGGCTACGACCCGGTCTGGTTCGGCATTCTCATCACCGTGCTGATGGAAACCGCGCTGATCACGCCGCCGATCGGCGTGAACCTCTATGTGGTCCACGGCATTCGCAGCAGCGGCAAGTTCAACGACGTCGCCATCGGCGCCGCCCCGTTCGTGGCGGCCATGCTGGGCATGATCGTGCTGCTGCTGGTCTTCCCGGAACTGGCGGTCTGGCTGCCGGGCCAGTTCTACTGA
- a CDS encoding Gfo/Idh/MocA family oxidoreductase yields MLVRLHAALIDAATVPPVAPDAGGSEAENGRVESIGVRRHWERALGVDAPGLSPLRLGAVGEVVRVGANWTERFAPGDRVVGAVAHFAGDLEWASLDAAEAAKVPDSLSDSHAAVAPLLVQAVRAVRMLQPTFGASAAVVGLAGMGLLALQCLLLAGARVLAVDSDASLLASALDLGAATVWQPAGEGDGDAEIGRPAPERSGEPPAVCSGVLLAAEPDDAKAVEQAIAAAAPDARLVAVGACPETVPFAAFMAKRLTMAVAEALSGDDSLAEDLLLALSLLDEGRVRLAPLAMAHTVLSQVPSLAEAADRPRWLAVEFRDAAFDAATPSSVTTLHRSGGRLAPGACAIGVIGTGRKARATVLPRLRALSEATLHTVLADAGRGHEDLRRRFGFERVVTEPAAVLRTKGVSLVLLLDRYAHDIDLICAALLAGKVVLTEEPFAAGHRALERVLRAQMESAGVLQVGLHRRFAPIVHDALSLLDGRGGRRHVIIRANTGRTMADAASSQEADAGDETGEADEPEFRAVLPADLGHFVDLARHLAGAPITAVEAASPAGSARFDDIAVQLHFADGSLATLAFTRFGDTAFSRETVDVFTDGLMLRLDNSRELLVVEGEDSQRRRCVQDRGHRAMLAAIAGAMIEGDAPPIPLDSQTNTLRALLALLQALKTGRRITLG; encoded by the coding sequence TTGCTGGTCCGTCTGCACGCGGCCTTGATCGACGCGGCGACTGTGCCGCCGGTCGCCCCGGATGCGGGCGGGTCGGAGGCGGAAAACGGCCGGGTCGAAAGCATCGGCGTGCGCCGGCATTGGGAACGGGCGCTGGGCGTCGATGCGCCGGGACTGTCGCCGCTCCGGCTCGGCGCGGTTGGGGAGGTGGTGCGGGTCGGGGCGAACTGGACCGAACGGTTCGCGCCGGGCGATCGGGTGGTGGGCGCGGTGGCCCACTTTGCCGGCGATCTGGAATGGGCCTCTCTGGATGCGGCGGAGGCGGCCAAAGTGCCCGACAGCCTCTCCGATTCGCACGCGGCCGTGGCGCCGCTGCTGGTTCAGGCGGTGCGGGCGGTGCGCATGTTGCAACCGACTTTTGGCGCATCGGCGGCCGTGGTTGGCCTGGCCGGGATGGGGCTGCTGGCGCTGCAATGCCTGCTGCTGGCCGGTGCCCGGGTGCTGGCGGTCGATTCCGATGCATCGCTGCTGGCGTCGGCGCTGGACCTGGGCGCGGCGACGGTGTGGCAGCCGGCCGGGGAGGGAGACGGCGACGCGGAGATCGGTCGGCCGGCGCCCGAACGGAGCGGCGAGCCGCCCGCGGTGTGCAGCGGCGTCTTGCTGGCTGCGGAACCGGACGATGCGAAAGCGGTGGAACAGGCGATCGCCGCCGCCGCTCCGGACGCGCGGCTGGTGGCGGTGGGGGCCTGTCCGGAGACCGTGCCGTTCGCGGCGTTCATGGCAAAGCGCCTGACCATGGCGGTGGCGGAGGCGCTGTCCGGCGACGACTCGCTGGCGGAGGATTTGCTCCTGGCGCTGTCCCTGTTGGACGAAGGTCGGGTGCGCCTTGCGCCGCTGGCCATGGCGCACACGGTGCTGAGCCAGGTGCCGTCGCTGGCGGAGGCGGCGGACCGGCCGCGCTGGCTGGCGGTAGAGTTCCGCGATGCGGCGTTCGACGCGGCGACGCCCTCGTCCGTGACGACCCTGCATCGCAGCGGCGGCCGGCTGGCGCCCGGTGCCTGCGCCATCGGCGTGATCGGAACGGGGCGGAAGGCGCGGGCGACGGTCTTGCCGCGCCTGCGTGCGCTGAGCGAGGCGACCCTGCACACCGTCCTGGCCGACGCCGGCAGGGGCCATGAGGACCTGCGCCGCCGGTTCGGCTTCGAACGGGTGGTGACGGAGCCGGCGGCGGTGCTGCGGACCAAGGGCGTGAGCCTGGTCTTGCTGCTCGACCGGTATGCCCACGACATCGACCTGATCTGCGCCGCCCTGCTGGCCGGCAAGGTGGTGTTGACCGAGGAGCCGTTCGCCGCCGGGCATCGGGCGTTGGAGCGGGTGTTGCGGGCGCAGATGGAAAGCGCCGGCGTGTTGCAGGTCGGCCTGCACCGGCGCTTTGCCCCCATCGTGCACGACGCCTTGTCCCTGCTCGACGGTCGGGGCGGGCGGCGCCATGTCATCATTCGTGCCAACACCGGCCGGACCATGGCCGATGCGGCCTCATCGCAGGAGGCGGACGCGGGCGACGAGACCGGGGAGGCCGATGAACCGGAGTTTCGCGCGGTGCTGCCGGCCGACCTCGGCCATTTCGTCGATCTGGCCCGGCATCTGGCCGGGGCGCCGATCACCGCGGTCGAGGCAGCCTCGCCGGCGGGCAGCGCGCGGTTCGACGATATTGCCGTTCAGTTGCACTTCGCCGACGGCAGTCTGGCGACCCTGGCCTTCACCCGCTTCGGCGACACGGCCTTCAGTCGCGAAACCGTGGACGTGTTCACGGACGGGCTGATGCTGCGGCTGGATAACAGCCGGGAATTGCTGGTGGTGGAGGGAGAAGACAGCCAGCGCCGGCGCTGCGTGCAGGACCGGGGCCATCGGGCCATGCTGGCCGCCATCGCCGGCGCCATGATCGAGGGCGACGCCCCGCCGATCCCGCTGGATAGCCAAACCAACACGCTGCGGGCCCTGCTGGCCCTGTTGCAGGCGTTGAAGACCGGCCGGCGGATCACGCTCGGGTGA
- a CDS encoding glycosyltransferase, whose amino-acid sequence MSKRPIHHGLPPSFAAVPSAVRPLRIAVVTSRPPLPMLRADQMAVAHWLAFLAARGHQVELFALHDAPVEPEAQRWLADHCAAVHWFRRPRWRALLGALAALPGNLPLQVGLFHDRAQAAAVQAAAERFDLIYVYYIRSAEAVRGLRAPPRVLAMQLSQTLNISRMLGTFRSRRERWLYRLELPRVRAYEARVWQRFTQTVLIGPADRAAVEQACIAAGQPAIDNAVLIPHGVDLSKPAPNPALQEPDTALFLGVLATNTNVEAVLWFAREVWPLVRRERPAARFRVLGRRPRAAIEALDGTDGIDIVGEVDDPSPWLARAALAVNPVRAGAGMQNKLLDYAAAGKAIVATSIANEGIGLPPGEAALIADTPEEFAAAVVRLMADGDERRRLGAAARAFVEAGWTWEAWFLRLEASLYEAAGIAP is encoded by the coding sequence ATGTCGAAACGACCGATTCACCATGGCCTGCCGCCTTCGTTCGCGGCGGTTCCGTCAGCGGTACGACCGTTGCGCATTGCGGTGGTGACCAGCCGACCGCCGCTGCCGATGCTGCGCGCGGACCAGATGGCCGTGGCCCACTGGCTCGCCTTCCTCGCGGCCCGTGGCCACCAAGTCGAGCTGTTCGCCCTGCACGACGCCCCGGTGGAGCCCGAGGCCCAGCGCTGGCTGGCCGACCACTGCGCCGCCGTCCACTGGTTCCGCCGGCCGCGCTGGCGTGCGCTTCTGGGCGCGCTCGCCGCCCTGCCCGGCAATCTGCCGCTCCAGGTCGGCCTGTTCCACGACCGCGCCCAGGCGGCTGCGGTCCAGGCCGCGGCGGAGCGGTTCGACCTGATCTATGTCTATTACATCCGCAGCGCCGAGGCGGTGCGCGGCCTGCGCGCGCCGCCGCGGGTGCTGGCGATGCAACTGTCCCAGACCCTGAACATTTCCCGCATGCTGGGCACGTTCCGCAGCCGGCGCGAACGCTGGCTCTATCGGCTGGAACTGCCGCGGGTCCGGGCCTACGAGGCGCGGGTCTGGCAACGCTTCACCCAGACCGTATTGATCGGCCCCGCCGACCGGGCGGCGGTCGAACAGGCCTGCATCGCCGCCGGGCAACCCGCCATCGACAACGCCGTGCTGATCCCCCACGGCGTCGACCTCTCCAAGCCCGCGCCGAACCCGGCCCTGCAGGAGCCGGACACGGCGCTGTTCCTGGGGGTGCTCGCCACCAACACCAATGTGGAGGCGGTGCTGTGGTTCGCGCGTGAGGTCTGGCCGTTGGTGCGGCGCGAACGGCCCGCGGCCCGCTTCCGCGTGCTGGGCCGCCGCCCACGCGCGGCCATCGAGGCGCTGGACGGCACGGACGGCATCGACATTGTCGGCGAGGTCGACGACCCCTCCCCCTGGCTGGCGCGCGCCGCCCTGGCCGTCAACCCGGTGCGCGCCGGAGCGGGGATGCAGAACAAGCTGCTGGACTATGCCGCCGCCGGCAAGGCCATCGTCGCCACCTCCATCGCCAACGAGGGCATCGGCCTGCCGCCCGGCGAAGCCGCGCTGATCGCCGACACGCCGGAGGAATTCGCCGCCGCCGTGGTGCGCCTGATGGCCGACGGCGACGAGCGCCGGCGCCTGGGCGCGGCTGCCCGCGCCTTTGTCGAGGCCGGCTGGACCTGGGAGGCTTGGTTCCTGCGCCTGGAGGCCAGCCTTTACGAAGCCGCCGGGATCGCGCCATGA